In the Helianthus annuus cultivar XRQ/B chromosome 11, HanXRQr2.0-SUNRISE, whole genome shotgun sequence genome, one interval contains:
- the LOC110891031 gene encoding patellin-3: MADDNHSTTAPPPDLPPISPHSPPPEHQETPPPENQETSPPHPATDQETTPPPPPTTTIGDVIDQPEKPIKTPEPMPSFKEESNQIKDLSPSQQNSLQDFKTLIQQAITNQDFTFLQNQNQPISQLSIWGIPIFQDDRTDVVLLKFLRARDFKVQDSFTMFKDTLQWRKTFDIESLLEENLGDDLEKVVFNHGFDKEGHPVCYNVYGEFQNKELYNKMFSDNEGRLRFLRWRIQFLERSIRKLDFRPGGVNTIFQISDLKNSPGPAKRELRLATRQALQILQDNYPEFVAKQVFINAPWWYLAFYTMISPFMTQRTKSKFVFASTAKTPETLFKYVNPEHVPIQYGGLSVDYCDCNPEFTIDDLASVVTVKPATKQTVEIIVNEKCLFVWELRVVGWEVSYSAEYVPNNESHYTIIIQKARKMTPTDEPVISHSFKISELGKILLTVDNPTSKKKTLLYRFKVCPLSE, encoded by the exons ATGGCCGACGACAACCACTCCACCACCGCACCTCCGCCGGACCTCCCACCCATTTCCCCCCACTCTCCACCACCAGAACACCAAGAAACCCCACCACCAGAAAACCAAGAAACCTCACCACCACATCCTGCAACAGACCAAGAAacaactccaccaccaccacccaccaccaccataggtGACGTCATTGACCAACCAGAAAAACCCATCAAAACCCCAGAACCCATGCCATCTTTCAAAGAAGAAAGCAACCAAATCAAAGATCTTTCACCATCACAACAAAACTCACTTCAAGACTTCAAAACCCTAATCCAACAAGCCATAACCAATCAAGACTTCAcctttttacaaaaccaaaaccaaCCCATTTCACAACTCTCAATTTGGGGCATACCCATCTTCCAAGACGACCGAACCGACGTCGTTTTACTCAAGTTCTTGCGAGCCAGAGACTTCAAAGTCCAAGATTCTTTCACTATGTTCAAAGACACCCTCCAATGGAGAAAAACATTTGATATTGAATCTTTATTAGAAGAAAACTTAGGGGATGATCTTGAAAAAGTTGTGTTTAATCATGGGTTTGATAAAGAAGGACACCCAGTTTGTTATAATGTGTATGGTGAGTTTCAGAATAAAGAGTTGTATAATAAAATGTTTAGTGATAATGAAGGAAGATTGAGGTTTTTAAGGTGGAGGATTCAGTTTCTTGAAAGGAGTATAAGGAAGTTGGATTTTAGGCCTGGTGGGGTGAATACTATTTTTCAGATTAGTGATTTGAAGAACTCGCCTGGACCGGCGAAACGGGAGCTTCGGTTAGCCACCAGGCAAGCTCTGCAGATTCTGCAGGATAACTACCCTGAATTTGTGGCAAAACAG GTTTTCATCAATGCCCCTTGGTGGTATTTAGCTTTCTATACAATGATTAGTCCGTTCATGACTCAAAGGACTAAAAGCAAGTTTGTATTTGCTAGCACGGCCAAGACACCCGAAACCCTTTTCAA ATACGTGAATCCGGAGCACGTACCAATTCAGTACGGCGGGTTGAGCGTAGATTACTGTGATTGCAATCCCGAATTCACAATTGATGATCTGGCTTCAGTGGTCACCGTTAAACCAGCTACCAAGCAGACCGTGGAGATTATAGTAAACGAG AAATGCTTATTTGTATGGGAGCTACGTGTAGTCGGTTGGGAGGTGAGCTATAGTGCTGAATATGTGCCGAACAACGAAAGCCATTACACGATAATCATACAAAAGGCTAGAAAGATGACTCCAACCGATGAACCAGTGATCAGTCACAGTTTCAAGATCAGTGAGCTTGGTAAGATACTTCTTACTGTTGATAACCCGACCTCGAAGAAGAAAACACTGCTCTATAGGTTCAAGGTGTGCCCTCTTTCCGAATAG